TGCGTCGTACCTGGTGGACTACGCCGAGGACATCGACCCCGAGTGGCTCGACGGTGTCACCACCGTGGGCGTCACCTCAGGTGCCTCGGTGCCCGAGATCTTGGTGCGCGGGGTGCTGGAGCGGCTCGCCGACTTCGGGTTCGACACCGTTCAGCCCGTGACCACCGCCAACGAGACGTTGGTGTTCTCGCTGCCGCGCGAGATCCGGCCCGCGCGGCGCTGACTGGAGCCGCGCGGGCGGCTGAACGGGGAGCGACCGTCGCCTCGGTGATCCCACCCGCGTTGTTCGGGCACACTGAAATCGCGCGTATCGTGCGCCACTCCCCTTACTGTGTGGATGTGCCTGAGATCAATCGCCGCAGTGTGATGTTCATGATGGGCCTGGGGGTGGCAGCGACAACGCTGCCTGCCGGGATGGCCAGTGCCGAACCAGAAATCCCGCCCGGGCCGCCCGGGTCGGCGTCCGGAGGGCCGACACCGCCGTCGGCCGCCACCACGCCAGCGTTCATCTTCCAAGACGAGTTCAACGGCCCGGCGGGCACGCCGCCGGACCCGGCGTGGTGGCACATCGTGCCCGAACGTGAGCAGATCAGGAATCCGAATGAGTGGGACAAGCCGTTCAACATGGGGCGGTACGTCACCGATCAGGAACACGTCTTCCAGGACGGCAACGGCAACCTGGTCATCCGGGCCACCCGCGGGCCGGGCACCACCATCCAGGAGAAGTACGCCAGCGGCAAGGTAGTCGGCCTGTGGCGGGGCGGGATCGGCACCACCTGGGAAGCCCGCGTCAAGCTCAACTGCCTGACCGACGGGGCGTGGCCGGCGTTCTGGCTGCTCAACGACGACCCGGTCCGCGGTGGCGAGATCGACCTGGTGGAGTGGTACGGCAACCGAGACTGGCCGTCGGGCACGACGGTGCACGCCCGGCTCGACGGGGAGTCGTTCGCCACCAACCCGCACCCGATCGACAGTGCTTGGCACCGGTGGCGGATGTCGTGGACCCCGGCGGGGATGTACTTCTGGAAGGACTACCAGCCCGGCATGGAGCCGTTCTTTGAGGTTCCGGCGAACTCGCTGCAGGACTGGCCGTTCAACGATCCGGGTTACACCCTGGTGCCGGTGTTCAACATCGCAATTGGCGGTTCCGGTGGCCGTGAGCCGGCCGGGGGCAGTTACCCGGCGGAGATGTTGATCGACTGGATCCGGGTCTTCCAGGGCTGAGATCGCCCCGGCCCGGGTTGGTGTCCTGGAAGAGGGCGCCTAGTCCTGGGCGTGCCGCCGCGGCGGGCGCCGGTACTGCCGGTGCGTGTCGCCGTCCTCGGCCGACGAGCCGCGGTAGCGCACGTTCGAGTACGGCAGATGGGTGCTGCCGCCGGTCGCCGGTGGCCGGCGGCGCGGCGCCGAGCCGTAGTCGTAGGAGTCGCGTGAATACGGCTCGTCCAAGGGCGGATACCGGTCGGGCCGCGGACGGGGACGGTCATACCGGTCATACGAATCTCGGGGCTCATACGGCGGCCGCGGCTGACGCGGTTCGCGACGGCTCTCCGGCGGCGGGGGAGTGCGCCGTCCCGGCTCGCGGGGTACGCGCCGGCGCGGGGGAGGGCTGTCGGCGATGTCGTCGAGATCGCGCGCGTGAGTGGGCCGCCGGCGCGACG
The DNA window shown above is from Mycolicibacterium confluentis and carries:
- a CDS encoding glycoside hydrolase family 16 protein, with amino-acid sequence MNRRSVMFMMGLGVAATTLPAGMASAEPEIPPGPPGSASGGPTPPSAATTPAFIFQDEFNGPAGTPPDPAWWHIVPEREQIRNPNEWDKPFNMGRYVTDQEHVFQDGNGNLVIRATRGPGTTIQEKYASGKVVGLWRGGIGTTWEARVKLNCLTDGAWPAFWLLNDDPVRGGEIDLVEWYGNRDWPSGTTVHARLDGESFATNPHPIDSAWHRWRMSWTPAGMYFWKDYQPGMEPFFEVPANSLQDWPFNDPGYTLVPVFNIAIGGSGGREPAGGSYPAEMLIDWIRVFQG